In Hemicordylus capensis ecotype Gifberg chromosome 4, rHemCap1.1.pri, whole genome shotgun sequence, the genomic window AGAGTAATGTGGAAGAGAAGCCACGATTGCTTGCCTCACCTGAAGTCATTGTACACGTTCATATAAAATCTTGGTTTGCCATTCCAGTTCTGATTACCTCTCTATCTTGTGCTGAGAGCTTGCTCTTGAGGTTCCTTCTAGTTCTTCTGGATCTTTATAGTCtcttctcatattctgggaagtTCCAGATGCTGGATGTTCACCTTCAGTGCCATCATCCTGCCATTTATGTTCATCATGGCCATATTTCCTCTCAGTTTCACTATCTGAATTCCCTTCTGAGGTGCTTTCATCACAACTTGAATCTTCACTGGATGTTGTTTCATAACTGAGTGAGGACACCAGGTGTTATTATTCAGCTTTTCATCGCTTAACAACTAAAGAGCTTAAACTAGTGGATCCAAAACATGCTTAACTTTGAAATCTCAAGCTGGTTTTGAGAGGTCAAAGCCATGGGGAAGTCATGGGGGTTTGTTTTAATTCTTCCAGATATAAGGTATTTCAGGTTCATGTTCAAGCAATTTGCAGGTTGCTGCTTATCACAGCAAATAACCCTTAGGTTCCAGGGTATGGTATGAGGCTCATGATGAAACCatcttgctaaagctaagcaagtcggcaagctgcccagtgggagcacatcacacccattttgaaagagctgcactggataccagtttgtttccgggtccaactcacggtgctggttttgacctttaaagcccttaacaatttgggcccaggatacctgagggcccaagggttgctgccccgttaacaaggtcatctgagggggctctgctcccaGTGCGGACAATGAGCGAGGCTCGGTTGtggtgcacgcgggacagggccttctctgttactgcccccagaatgctctcctggtggctattcgttcctcagtctccatcacagctttttagaaagcatgttaaatcgtggctttttacccagacttttatttgattgtctctgctgctgctctttgtactctgtattgcttttatgctttttaaatttttaatcagatttgtgttatatttttagcttaatattttaattgcgtcttttttacaatcttgttttaaaattttgctgtaaactgccttgggattgtttaacgaaaggtggtatataaatttaacaataaataaataagtctagATCTGGTCATTGTCCAGATGAGTGCCTGCGGAACTCTACGTATGCTGCCTTAAATTCCATGATAGAAGAAAGGCTAAACATAAATGTACTGAATAAAACATAACAGTACTGGCCTCTTACAGGAGTGGTGGTCTCAGTAACATCTTCTATGTACTTGATGCTTGCTTGCTAACTATCCAAGTATGGCTGAACAATAGTTCCATGAACAATGTTGCTCCTTTTCGTGACTATTAGGTCGCATATATATAACAATATCCATAGAAGAGACTCTCCACTGATCACAGATGACAACAGGAAAACCTGACAGGAAATTCTATGTGGACAGCTATGCACATGATACTGAAATCTGGCTCATTACAAGGCTGACATTTAAAACTGGTACCAAAGCAATCTTAACCTGTGCAAATAATAGCTTTCTGATTTATGTACCTACAACACATTTTTTCATAAATTAATATGTCAGAGTTCAATGATCCATCTAGACCAGAACAATTCCTTACTGCCTAGTTCTCATTCTTTGGTTAGACTGAGACTCAGGAAGCAAAGCAAAATATCTCCAAAAATATTAGCATATTTATTCCCTTTATTGATGTTGATGGTAAAATTCCCACTTGCTTTTTTTCATATTTGCTTCTGACCGTGTCAtgtttatttgattttgattattatttgattttgatctgccttcaTGTATTACATTATTTATTCTGTAACTTTGTTCTGTATTTTGTACAGAACAGAATATAGTTCTTTATTCTGTAACTTTATTTAAGAATAAAGTTCTTTATTCTGTAAATTTGTGATCAGTCCCCTCAGTTAATGTCCTTTAGCCAGTAGCCCAGTAATCTGCTTTGTTGTTTTATTGATATTAATATTCATTATTGCTCTCATATTGTTGTACCTGTATTGAAATACAAGTACAAAAATATGTATTTCATTTAAATAACACTTAACATTCTAGTCTTATGAGAGACGGATAGTTACCACCCCCTTCTCATaacaccaggggtcatcccatgaaactgattgccaagaaatttaggactgacaaaaagaagtactttttcacacaatgcataatcagcctttgccacaagatgtgatgacagccaacagcctggatggctttaagaggggtttagttaaatgcatggaggacaggtctatcagtggctactagtctgagggctacaggccacctccagcctcagaggcaagatgccgctaaatactagttgcaggagatTAACAGTAGGGGAGAgagcatgcccttagctcttgcctctgggcttcccagaagcaactggttggccactatgtgaaaaaggatgctggactagatgggccttgggcctgatccagcagggctgttcttatgttcttaaatatgcTTGTCTCAATAAAAACAAAGTTTTCAGCTAACTTCACAAACTCATGCATATGAGACATGTGGACATGTGAATATGTGGACTACTGGACAGATCTGGATCAGTTCTCCAACTTctatgaacttggaaccttgagtCATGAAAGGCAATAATGCTGTAGGCTAACTGAGGCGCCTTTCAAATGATCCCAGAGGAATTAGTTTCACACCATATGAAAGCATACACCTGTGCTTTCATAGGGTGTGAAGCAAATTCCACTGGAATCATTTGAAAGATTTCCACTAACCTTAGTTTATTTGGCTCAGGTGATAgttccaataataataatggaagagATCCATTATTCAGTTTAGTAGCAATTCCCAGATCACGTGCTGAGGCCCAGTAGGTGGTGTTGGGAGGACCTAATGAGATGTTTGGTAAGATACATACTGACATAGGTAAGTCTAGACTCAGCCTATTCTGTGATCATCTTGTGAGACCACCTCTTCAGTTATGTGCTCCACCCATTCTTGGTAGCACTGGCCTCCCCAATAcagcctagagcagtgtttctcaaccaccggtccgtggacctgTGACAGTTCGTGAGCTGCtgggtaccggtccgtgaggGTGCCGGTCCCTCACATGTAGAGGGGTGGGGCCTGGGATCCACAGAGCCTgggcaagctctccagagctcatttataggcaggcagcccttgttgCTGGATAATGTTAATTTAGCTTCttcaaatgaacattatccagcaaggaggagtgcctggaaatgagctctggagagctcccagtggtggCCCCTACCGGaacaaaattgttttggggggcctGGGGTTGGTGGAGAGTGACCCCCTagactaactgctggtccgggaaactgcacacgaagaatgtatcggtccatgactccaaaaacattgagaaacactggtctagagatCTCTCTGTGCCAACACCAAGTAGTTGTTGGGAGTAATAGTTCTCATTGTACTGGCCAGAGCAGTCAGCACTTGCACACAACTTTCTTTCTCCTGATGTTACTCTTACCTCTTCCCTTTCCTAAGATTCCTCTATGTACCCCCACCATTGCTATCAGtggcagtgttctctgtaacagggattcccagatgtggttgactacaactcccataaaccccagccaaaggccattgcaactggggattatgggagttgtagtcaacaacatctgggaatccccattacagggaacactgatcagtgGCCTTTATGCCTGCtcaggcaggggaaggaagaagattgTAATCTTCATTGTCAGCTTTTGGAATGGCAACAATAGCCTGTGAAATTTACTAGAAGTAGACATGCCAAAAAAGTTGTGTATCTTTTGTAAAGAAGTCTTGGGCTTAGGAATACAGATGACAAACTATCACGTGGTGGTAGCCAAATATAAACTCACCATAAGGTTACTGTAACCACATGGGGTAGTGGTCATCTACAGCCTTCAGTCACATGGTGAAGTCAAATTCTAGTACAGGCCTGCTATTGTCACCTATAAAGTTTGATGCAGGCGATGGTGAAAATTGCTTCATCATATGGTCAATGCTACAGATGTCTGGCTCACTGCATAGTCTGAGTCATCTTGCTATGAGATTACAAGTAACTACTATGTGCAAAGCAGTCATCTAAATTCATCTGAATTTGAAGCTGTGGGCTGTGAATTATGAAAGATTTGATTTATAAGAACAAGTGGACTAATCCTACTTAAAACCAACTGGCTTTCTTCCTTGGAAACCAAGTGCTGTGGAGTCTCTTAAGATGTTTTAGATCCTCATGAGGATCAACATCAACCTGTTcaatattaaggctgttctctagggcagcccagcctgggttgggctactTGTGTGGAGCTCCGGGATGAAGCCCAATCCCAGCATTGCCCTCACAGGTAGCCCaatttttttaccctggcctttagccagatTTAAGGGGTCATGTATGTGATTGGACTGCATGCAACCCGAGCATGCACAGAATCAgacacctagagcacccagctcacGAGGGATTCCCcgcaatgcaccacacttgtcatGTGGttcattacataggaagctaccttataccaagtcagaccattggcccatctagctcagtattgtctacaccagggattctcagcgttgggtccccagatgttattggacttcagctcccataatccccagccaatggccactaggcctgtggattatgggagctgaagtccaataacatctggagacccaatgttgagaatccctggtctacacagaccagcagcagcttctccaagattagaggcaggactctctcagacttatctaggagatgccagagagggaacttggaatcttcttcatgcaagcattcagatgcggccccatcccttaaggggaatatcttacagtgttcacatgtagtctcccattcaaatgcaaaccagggcagaacctgcttagcaaagggaacaattcatgcttgctacctcaagacatGCAGTGCTCGGAGCAGCACTGACTGTATTGGTTTCACCAAAGAcggacatacaggtgaaactcggaaaattagaatatcgtgcaaaagtccattaatttcagtaatgcaaattaaaaggtgaaactgatatatgagacagacacattacatgcaaagcgagataagtcaagccttaatttgttataattgtgatgatcatggcgtacagctcatgaaaaccccaaatccacaatcccagaaaattagaatattacatggaaccaagaagacaaggattgtagaatagaacaatatcggacctctgaaaagtataagcatgcatatgtattcagtacttggtttgggacccttttgcagcaattactgcctcaatgcggcgtggcgtggatgctatcagcctgtggcgtTATGGAGGTGttatgaggtgttatggaagaccaggatgcttcattagcggccttcagctcttctgcattgtttggtctcatgtctctcatccttctcttggcaatgccccatagattctctatggggtcaggtcaggcgagtttgctggccaatcaagcacagtacactgtatacttttcagaggtccgatattgttctattcttcaatccttgtcttcttggttccatgtaatattctaattttctgggattgtggatttggggttttcatgagctgtacgccatgatcatcacaattataacaaattaaggcttgacttatctcgctttgcacgtaatgcgtctgtctcatatatcagtttcaccttttaatttgcattactgaaattaatggacttttgcacgatattctaattttccgagtttcacctgtagattgtCTGAGGGCGGGAGGTAGGAAGGCCTCCCCACCCCGCACCACCTTTGCCGCCCTGGGATCAGTTGTGGGAATACCTTTAATGTGTGCTACACACAATTCCAAGCACGAGTCCCTTAAGTAAAAGGTTTGGGAACCTGCCTTAAAGAGAGGtctccttttattttaaaaaggcacatgagcaagagaatgaggctgttctcacacacagcctaacccaggctagggcagcgcCGCCTAGCCCCACTTTGTAGCCTGGCTCTTAGTCAAGGTTAAGGGCTTGAGTGAGCCCTTCACCCgggctctgggatcgtgtgtttgctggggGGTTGTTTAGCCCCattggacacagagatgggtgcctagagtggaatcccccaatgcttaagaatccctcaatgcatcgcGCATGTTGTACCgtacattgtgggatctctggaggctgggacacgtcatcgcagcctctggagctctgctcTTAGCCCCAACGGACACAGAGATGAGTGGCTAGAGCGAGCACCCATCtcctaggggaatcccccaatgcatcatgtgtGTCTCTGGAGGCTGAGACACACTGAACTGGGCTCCAAAGCTCCACACTGCAGTCACGCAGCTTGTATTGCCTGGGAGCACAATCAGCACTTCCAGAAATAggcagcagtcatctgggggaaacATGAGttaaatcagccttctgccccaccCATCAACCGCCCCACcaacccagtcatgtgaatgacctcaatatctgtTCAGACTGGATATAAATAACACTTTTGTTTCTCACCACAgaaattaaaatatgtatatttacGACATCTGTTTCCTTTAGCATGGCTACTTTTGCTTGTTGTAGGGCCTAATACTTATTTCGTGGAAAATGTACAATTTCGTTGTTAAAATTTGTGCTGATTTTGTATTTTCTGTGCAAATAACTTCATTCTTCATGGATATTACTGAGGTAATGTCCAATATTTTTATTAATCATATGTTCCCCATTGCTTCCTTCCAGCTTTTACAGCAGTTTCTCCGATGTCAGAATGCAGGAGGAATAAATAAGACTCTATTTAATATGGTAACGTTCTCTTATCTCTCTTCTGATACACACAATGGTACCATTATATGAAAAAGGCAGTTTTGTCTCTTCAATTGATGCTTACCCACCATTTACCCCAACAAACTGAAGGTTCTTTTTGGTGCCGTTACCTCCTGAATGGAAACCAGTGTCTTTCTTTTTCATAATAGATTTAAGACTTGTGCTTGGAGAGATTTCTAATAGAGATTAAAAACACAGAATATCAAAAACATTACAAGAGTTTCTCATTCTTaattttctaaaatatttttaacaagCTAAAAATGGTACCGCCGTCTTCCATTTAAATCCCACTTCTAAAACTGTCCTGCTACAGTTTTTGCCCATGCGTAGATATGCAGATGTGTTACAGCAGTTTTCTGGGGCTTTTGGCAAATGTCAGCATTCTTCTTTGTGCCATCACACTGATGGGATCATCAGTGTCTTTGCAGAGCCACTTTGGAACATTCTAGAGCTCTAGCTCCCCAGCAAAGGAAAGTACCCATGCTTAAAAGAGTATATTTTTCAGACTAACCACAGCATTGTGAAACATAAGGAGGAGGCCAGAAATTGCTTGTACCAATGAATACGTACTTCTGATGAATGAATACATACTTCATACTAGCAGTGACAACACTGGTGCAATATATCAGACTATGATAATACTCTGTAGTCTTCCAGATGCAGTTAAAATGGAGGGTTCAGAAGCCTATAGAACTCAGGGGGAAACATGACAAAGAAAGACAAATGCATcacagaggaagagaaaaagagacagTACCTATTTCATTGTCTCACGAGATTTAAAAGTGGAGGTGAGTGGTGTCACTGATCTGTCGCTCTTTAATGTAAGACTACTagtaattaaaacagaaaccatcatTCAGTTAATTCGAGGCATCTGGACAAGTGGTGGCACGGATGGTTCTGATCAATAATTCTGTCCACCACCAGCCTTGGACTGGATTAGGTGGAGTGGCAACACTGTAAGAACATGCTACATATTAGATAGCTTTTTGGAATATGTGGCCTGTTCTTTGTAACACTAAATGCATGTTCATTGTGTCTGAGATCTGGAATAGGTTTGAGATTTGATTGGTATACCTCCCAGCCTCATCTTCCAAATAGAAATTGGTGCTGAGGTAGCCAAACTGGTCCAGACTGAAGCTCATCCTTATTGTCTTGGGTAGTTTTAACATGGGATTTCATAGCCTTCATGACAACCAGAAGTCTTTTTCAGGTGACAACTATTCCAGCACATAAGTGGTGTCTTTGGTTGATTTGAGGTTTTCCAATGGCATGGAAATTGACATGATGCATTTTGAAGGGGTTAAGGAGACACAATTGTCATAGTGGTTTCATTATACCTAGGGCTTGGAACACCATCTCTTAAACCTCCCATGAGGgtggcttacattctgtgcagcacACTGCTGATCCAAGGGAGAGGCACATTCTCTGTTTCCACACCACTCTAAACCCCACCAGTGCTGCTTCTAAAGGTGGGGAGGCTccatgcctacttagaagcacACCTTGCACTTCCAATGGTACTCCAATAAGAATGATGGGTGTACTATCACACACAATGATGCACTCCTTAATCAGCGTagaatcccaccaccacctttggaaGCACCACATGCAGTGTTTAAGGTGGTTGGAAACAGTGAATGCAACTCTCCCTTCGATTGGCAGCTCACTGCACAAAACGTAAGCCAAAGTTAGACTGCTTGGCCTATAGGAACTGATTGGCTTCTACTGGTATTCTCATGTGGCAACTCTTGTGATGTCAAAAAGCCATTTCACAGTTCAGCTGACATCTGGCATCAGTGCAGTGGCAACTAGGTGGTCTCTACCACAGCTGTTCCAATAAAGGTTTCCATGACAGAAGGAAGGATTGAGGACAATCAAACAGGAAGATGGGTAATGCAAGTCAGCTTGTGGAAGAGCCAACACTCTGCAGCATGGGTTATTTCATAGGGCCATTCTATGGTGGTGGCAAATTCATCCACCACTGCAGCATTGGCAAATTCAGCAAAGAAGCTCATCCCTGTCCTGCTCCCATCCCATCATGAATAAGCCCATTGCATGGCAATGATGAAAAGGAAGAGGAACTTTGTTTACACTGCAATACCTGTACTTGCTGCACTGGGACTTGGGTGCTGATTCTAAGACCCCCTGTGCATGTTTCTATGAGCAACAGCTCACTGTAATATTGCTGTTAGGAAGGAGGCAATTATCACTGCCAGCGTCAGATTTAGAGGgtgtgtgttgggtttttttggtgctaGAGTGATATGGTCTAAGTGAAATGCATTGTATTATTAGCATAATGGCCTGCATTTAAGGGATattaaggtaaaatgtgccatcaagtcagtgttgattcctaccgaccacagagccctgtggttgtctttggtagaatacaggaggggttcaccattgccttctccctcacagtatgcgatgatgcctttcagcatcttgctatatcgctgctgcccgatataggtgtttcccatagtctgggaaacataccaccggggattcaaaccggcaacctctggctagctagtcaagtcatttccctgctgtgccattaggtggctcccaagGGATATTAGATCTTACTTATTTTATGAGACATAATATTTGACTTATACACTTTCTGTAATGCTTTCATGAAGTGTCATATTCAGTGTCATCTCCATTAGTCTCGAAAAATTATTGTTTTCAATGACATGGAAATTTTACAAGCATATTTTAGGTTCACAAAAATCATTTCTCTGTTGAAGTGGCAAACATGTTGATTTCATTCAGACTTTCTCAGTGGTGCTACCTCTGACTAACACCAGTGTAAGAGAAAGGAAGACTGGCTCAGCCAATACTATTTACCCAACTGTTGATACTGCGTGTTTGAATTCTCCTTGTCTGTTGGAGTTTGTGTCGAGTAGGCAGAGAGCAGCAAGTTCAAGGAATTTACGAGCTGATTCTGGATGGAACTGAGCTTTGAGGCAGGTTGCTTTATTGCACTGGCCAGTTCTGGATATCCGTGTTCTAGGCACATCCACTGCTCTTGTAAAAGGTCCTGGATTTTTTTTACATACTGGCCTACGGTGGGATCTGCAGGTGAACCCTTTGGTTCTGGGCAGCTTTCCTCCTCATTCAGATCTTGCTTAAActctttaaaaacacttttatttcctcctctctctgaATCAGCAATCCCTGAGCAGCTTTCTCCACTTGAAACACTAGTAGCAGAAAACTGTGTTTCATAAGCGTATACTTCATTCTGAAAGTTGCTATTATCAATGTGTTCATCAATCTTCAGCTCACCGAATTTTCCTTCAAGGGTGGAAGAGTCAATATCCCCTTCCATCTCTTTCTGTCTCTGAAAAAATGTGCCATCGGACTTCCCCAAACTAACAGAAATGCTTGATATCTCATGGTCTGCATGGAAGAGCTTTCTGCTTATGTCTTTGATCTGAATATTCTTATTATCAGCTCCATATTCCACCTCACACCCTACAGACTCTGTAGGTACACTGATGCTTACATTGACCCCTTTGTCAGATGCCTCCTTGGTTACCTTGTCATGCATACGTTCAGTATTCACAGCGACATCATGGTATTGGTGGACACTTTTAGCCTGCATGGTTGGTTTAATTTCTTTGGTGCCCTCGAAGCAGAGTTTTTCTTCTAATTGTGCTCTGGAGCTTGCCAGCATTTCAATGCTCCTCTCCTTTGCTTTGATCTCCTTATCCTGTTGCTTCATAACTACTCGGATCTGCTCAAGTTCTTCAGTTTTGTTATTTAGCTGCTTCTCTAGAATGGCAATATGCTGCTTTAAAGCTATAATCTTGCTTGGTTCTTCAGAGGGCAAAGGCTCAAGATTCAAGTTTATTTCCTTCTCTCTAGTATCAGAACTTGTAACCTCATCCTCCTCTAGTACCTCTGGAACAGTCTCACATATGTTTAATTCTATTTCTTTTGGAATCTGGTTTTCAGGCATGTATTCCAAGGCCCTGGAAGAGGTCAATCCACTCTGGACTGATGGTGGACAAGGATTTGTCTCTGCTGCATCACATTCCTCATCTACACTCTCAGTAACCACAAGCAATTCCTGAGATATTAAGTGTTGGTTTTCCCATGGAGCATTGAGTTGTACTTCCTCCTTAGGAAGCTCTGTCTGTTGCTGGTCTAGCACAAGGATAGTTTTCTCCTGCTGTCCAGTAGGCTTTTCGCTATCCTGGACTGCCATATTAATGTGCTGTTTTACATGTTTTACATCTATAGGGGCTATTAATGAAGAACCTTTTGAGTGATCGAAGTCCAATGATTTGTTTGCAGCAGTAAAATCAAATTCTACCCCCTTTCCATCAGAAGGCTGAAAATATGTCAATGGCGGAGAAGTTGCTGGTTGAGTTTCTTCCTCTGAATGTTGGCTTGGTGGCAGTGTGGCAGGCATACTAGATGCCCTCAGCAGCTGAGGCCTCCCTCTGCAGTTGCTCGTCTCCTCATCATGATGCATGGAGTCTTGTTTGACAGTCTCTTTTAAGAGGGCTTTTCTTCTACAGCTTGGCTCATTTGGATGGGCTGAAAATGGAGATGTGTCACTGGATGTGACAAGAAGGGGGCTTTCCTTTGCCCCTAAGGAGGCCTTTCTTTGTGTGAACAAGCTCTTATTTGGAGAGGATGAGTAGGCTTTGGATCCATTTTCTGGAAGGCTGAAATTTCGGGGCAGTGTGCTGAATTTTGGATGCTTTGCCTTCCTGTGAATTGGAATCCTCTTCATTGTATTTCCTTTTTCAATGTCATCTACATATTTCAGGAAGTCAAGATCTAAATGGAAGCCATAGGGTGTTTCAACAGAATAAGGACTTTTTGGGGGATCTATATCTTCTGCTTTTGGTGCCCAGTCACCTGCTGAAatacaaggaaataaaataaaaaaatatattaaaactaaAAACAGATGTACAATCTATAAGCAACAACTAATAAAGTCTGAGAGAtctgaaccgcccagagatgttagttttgggcagtataaaaatatgtaaaataaataaataataaactaattCCTATCTAAACTTTCTAGTTGTCTTCGAGAGTAGTCTTTGGTCAATAGGTTTTCAGAGGGTCCAGGAgacaattttattcattcattcattcgatttctatactgcccttccaaaaatggttcagggcagtttacacagagaaataaataagatggctccctgtccccaaagggctcacattctaaaaagaaacacaagatagacaccagcaacagtcactggaggtactgtgctgtgggtggataaggccag contains:
- the KANK4 gene encoding KN motif and ankyrin repeat domain-containing protein 4 isoform X1, with translation MENTEAGDWAPKAEDIDPPKSPYSVETPYGFHLDLDFLKYVDDIEKGNTMKRIPIHRKAKHPKFSTLPRNFSLPENGSKAYSSSPNKSLFTQRKASLGAKESPLLVTSSDTSPFSAHPNEPSCRRKALLKETVKQDSMHHDEETSNCRGRPQLLRASSMPATLPPSQHSEEETQPATSPPLTYFQPSDGKGVEFDFTAANKSLDFDHSKGSSLIAPIDVKHVKQHINMAVQDSEKPTGQQEKTILVLDQQQTELPKEEVQLNAPWENQHLISQELLVVTESVDEECDAAETNPCPPSVQSGLTSSRALEYMPENQIPKEIELNICETVPEVLEEDEVTSSDTREKEINLNLEPLPSEEPSKIIALKQHIAILEKQLNNKTEELEQIRVVMKQQDKEIKAKERSIEMLASSRAQLEEKLCFEGTKEIKPTMQAKSVHQYHDVAVNTERMHDKVTKEASDKGVNVSISVPTESVGCEVEYGADNKNIQIKDISRKLFHADHEISSISVSLGKSDGTFFQRQKEMEGDIDSSTLEGKFGELKIDEHIDNSNFQNEVYAYETQFSATSVSSGESCSGIADSERGGNKSVFKEFKQDLNEEESCPEPKGSPADPTVGQYVKKIQDLLQEQWMCLEHGYPELASAIKQPASKLSSIQNQLVNSLNLLLSAYSTQTPTDKENSNTQYQQLEISPSTSLKSIMKKKDTGFHSGGNGTKKNLQFVGVNGGYETTSSEDSSCDESTSEGNSDSETERKYGHDEHKWQDDGTEGEHPASGTSQNMRRDYKDPEELEGTSRASSQHKIERFKPSADFLKGCQILSKQLSEIRTTKDKLLRHTLSTICQEWFRISSRKSSSPEIVAVYLQEVEAIHPQLQNIIVNLADGNGNTALHYSVSHSNFRIVKLLLETGVCDVDHQNKAGYTAVMITPLASAETDEEMEVVTNLLKEGNVNIRASQGGQTALILGVSHDREDMVKALLSCGADINLQDDTGLSPLMVACQYSNIEIVKLLLTHPSCDTTLNDKAGNSALSIAVKSAHMEIAELLRTHIKHNRPLNT
- the KANK4 gene encoding KN motif and ankyrin repeat domain-containing protein 4 isoform X2 gives rise to the protein MENTEGDWAPKAEDIDPPKSPYSVETPYGFHLDLDFLKYVDDIEKGNTMKRIPIHRKAKHPKFSTLPRNFSLPENGSKAYSSSPNKSLFTQRKASLGAKESPLLVTSSDTSPFSAHPNEPSCRRKALLKETVKQDSMHHDEETSNCRGRPQLLRASSMPATLPPSQHSEEETQPATSPPLTYFQPSDGKGVEFDFTAANKSLDFDHSKGSSLIAPIDVKHVKQHINMAVQDSEKPTGQQEKTILVLDQQQTELPKEEVQLNAPWENQHLISQELLVVTESVDEECDAAETNPCPPSVQSGLTSSRALEYMPENQIPKEIELNICETVPEVLEEDEVTSSDTREKEINLNLEPLPSEEPSKIIALKQHIAILEKQLNNKTEELEQIRVVMKQQDKEIKAKERSIEMLASSRAQLEEKLCFEGTKEIKPTMQAKSVHQYHDVAVNTERMHDKVTKEASDKGVNVSISVPTESVGCEVEYGADNKNIQIKDISRKLFHADHEISSISVSLGKSDGTFFQRQKEMEGDIDSSTLEGKFGELKIDEHIDNSNFQNEVYAYETQFSATSVSSGESCSGIADSERGGNKSVFKEFKQDLNEEESCPEPKGSPADPTVGQYVKKIQDLLQEQWMCLEHGYPELASAIKQPASKLSSIQNQLVNSLNLLLSAYSTQTPTDKENSNTQYQQLEISPSTSLKSIMKKKDTGFHSGGNGTKKNLQFVGVNGGYETTSSEDSSCDESTSEGNSDSETERKYGHDEHKWQDDGTEGEHPASGTSQNMRRDYKDPEELEGTSRASSQHKIERFKPSADFLKGCQILSKQLSEIRTTKDKLLRHTLSTICQEWFRISSRKSSSPEIVAVYLQEVEAIHPQLQNIIVNLADGNGNTALHYSVSHSNFRIVKLLLETGVCDVDHQNKAGYTAVMITPLASAETDEEMEVVTNLLKEGNVNIRASQGGQTALILGVSHDREDMVKALLSCGADINLQDDTGLSPLMVACQYSNIEIVKLLLTHPSCDTTLNDKAGNSALSIAVKSAHMEIAELLRTHIKHNRPLNT
- the KANK4 gene encoding KN motif and ankyrin repeat domain-containing protein 4 isoform X3 encodes the protein MENTEAGDWAPKAEDIDPPKSPYSVETPYGFHLDLDFLKYVDDIEKGNTMKRIPIHRKAKHPKFSTLPRNFSLPENGSKAYSSSPNKSLFTQRKASLGAKESPLLVTSSDTSPFSAHPNEPSCRRKALLKETVKQDSMHHDEETSNCRGRPQLLRASSMPATLPPSQHSEEETQPATSPPLTYFQPSDGKGVEFDFTAANKSLDFDHSKGSSLIAPIDVKHVKQHINMAVQDSEKPTGQQEKTILVLDQQQTELPKEEVQLNAPWENQHLISQELLVVTESVDEECDAAETNPCPPSVQSGLTSSRALEYMPENQIPKEIELNICETVPEVLEEDEVTSSDTREKEINLNLEPLPSEEPSKIIALKQHIAILEKQLNNKTEELEQIRVVMKQQDKEIKAKERSIEMLASSRAQLEEKLCFEGTKEIKPTMQAKSVHQYHDVAVNTERMHDKVTKEASDKGVNVSISVPTESVGCEVEYGADNKNIQIKDISRKLFHADHEISSISVSLGKSDGTFFQRQKEMEGDIDSSTLEGKFGELKIDEHIDNSNFQNEVYAYETQFSATSVSSGESCSGIADSERGGNKSVFKEFKQDLNEEESCPEPKGSPADPTVGQYVKKIQDLLQEQWMCLEHGYPELASAIKQPASKLSSIQNQLVNSLNLLLSAYSTQTPTDKENSNTQYQQLEISPSTSLKSIMKKKDTGFHSGGNGTKKNLQFVGVNGGYETTSSEDSSCDESTSEGNSDSETERKYGHDEHKWQDDGTEGEHPASGTSQNMRRDYKDPEELEGTSRASSQHKIERFKPSADFLKGCQILSKQLSEIRTTKDKLLRHTLSTICQEWFRISSRKSSSPEIVAVYLQEVEAIHPQLQNIIVNLADGNGNTALHYSVSHSNFRIVKLLLETGVCDVDHQNKAGYTAVMITPLASAETDEEMEVVTNLLKEGNVNIRASQAGNSALSIAVKSAHMEIAELLRTHIKHNRPLNT